Genomic segment of Scyliorhinus torazame isolate Kashiwa2021f chromosome 7, sScyTor2.1, whole genome shotgun sequence:
AAGGAATCTGGACTGTTTACATTTCTTCTGGAATTGCTTGCAGTTAGATATTCCATGCTGTTTCACATGGTTATTCTAGAATAAAATTGAAATGCCTAGCTATCGAACTGACCGGTCTAATAAGGCTATTGTTCAATATGCCAAATGGAAACCGTAATTGTAGCTGTCGAGATCAGTATATTTTAAGCTTGTAGCTGTCGAGATCAATATATTTTAAGCTCTTGATCTCATCCCCCAAGATCACGTAATCCATTTCTCATGCCAATTGTTTGACTCTGATACACTTTCTGTTCTATCTTTCCAGCATTTCTCCTCCCTTTATAGTTTTTGTCCCGCACTGGTCCTTATCTCTATTCCGTGTGCTGAGTGGCTGGCTATGGGTCACTTGATTAGCATAGGTTACTCCAAAACCTGACTCTTGACTTCTTTCAGTCATGTATGGATGCAACTACTTTCTTACTGAGATCAATCTCTCGTCAATGCTGAGCGAAACTGTTGCAGTTCTAAACTTGTATCAAATGTTTTTTCTCTTTAACTGAAACTTTATTTTTCTTTACTTCAATAGATTATATAATCACATTCAACTTGCCAGTAGGctgatgtcgggctgtgattactcTCTCTTTAAGGTTTGTAGGTTTGCTAACTTTAGGCAAAGTTATTAATTCTTTGATCCAGAAGAACTTGGGAGTGTTGAATTGCAATCTAACTTTGTCACAACCTTGAAGGCCTCTCTGAAAGATGAATGCTGCTGAATGTGAATTTGCCTTGTTTACAGTGCCCCCATGAGGAAGTGTAGCAAAATGTGAGAATTTTCAGTAATAAATGTCCGCGAGCCTCCTGGCTGTACAAGAAAAATGCCTTTTTCCTAATATTTCATTTGTTGAAACAATAATTTTACACTCAATAGTACCACACACCACTATGATCTGTGCAAATGCAATCTCTGTTTGGTGGCAATGGAATTTTCCAAATGCAAAGTTTTTAGCCCAACTGCCATTCTTGCTTAAACTGACACTGACTCGAAGAGGAACATTGCAGAGCAAACTTGTAGCATGAGTGAtctacaatttaaaaaaaagatgtaaCATAGTACAAAATAATTCACATTTAACTACACTCGGTCTGAATGGGAACTGAGCAGATTCATCACCATTTGCTGACTCTTAAAAGTAAATGgtgattttcttttcttttgtaaaATGAAGTTTTTTAATTCTGATGTGAAACTCCCTTTGAAGTTTTTTTTATTTCCGATGTGAAACTCCCTTTTAAGTAGTGTAATATTTTAAAATTTGTATTGTTACATAGGATGGTATTGAGCCGATGTGGGAGGACAACAGAAATAAATGTGGTGGAAGATGGTTAATCACGTTGTCCAAGCAGCAAAGGATGCTAGAACTTGATCAATTCTGGCTAGAAACAGTGAGTTGTCAATGTTAGTCGTGGGCAGTTTCAAAATGCTGCTTATTTTCCTCCCATTACAAACTTACAACTCTTCTAGGTGACCAGCACCATTCAATGTTCTATTGATTATTGGCACGAGATGTTACACCTGTCATATTTTAAATGCTTTGTGGCTAAAATTTACTTAATCAAAGTAGAGGTTTGAGTCTTTTGATTTACAGCACTTGTGATTTATGAAGAGACACCAGTAATGCTCGCTCTCACTTCTGAATTGCAAATTGTTGATTCCAATCCCATTGCAGAGACTTGATCACAACAACCTGGACTGATATTCCAGTGCATTGCTGAGGGAATGCAGAACTGAGGTGCTctgtttcagatgagatgttaaacagaggCTCGATTTATCCTCTCGTGTCCTATAATGCTAGTGTGTGCGGGGCAAGGGATTTCATCCCAGCCTGCTGGATGGCATTTATACGACTGTTAAAATCATCAAAGCATGTTAATTGACTACTCGGGTattcctgtttgtgggagcttgcttgcTAGGTCCAAATTGACTGTGCACCTCTATtggttgtaaagcattttgggatgaaTTTTTTTACTGTTTTTATTTGGGAGTTGAAGTTAGATTGAACTTCTAAGTTTATAAAAACCCAGATCTTAAAGTTCTATTTGAAAAATATATGCAGTAGATGCCAATAGAACAACTAAGCATTAGAACAACGAAGCATTCTAAATCTAAGTAAATTAATGACTTTGTATTGATATTTGCATTTAATATCTTTTTGCAAGCTGCTATGCCTTATTGGAGAAGCTTTTGATGATTATAGCAATGAAGTATGCGGTGGGGTAATTAATGTCCGAGCAAAAGGAGATAAAATAGCAATATGGACCCGTGACACTGAAAACCAAGAAGCGGTTTTGCATATAGGGTAAGTTAGTGGTTTTTCTTCGTTGTATCTGTCTCTGATCACTTTTGGGACATTCCCTAGTTAACTGTAGAAATTTTGTATTGCCAGaacttgccccccacccccatttagCTTCAAACCCTTTGATTTAATTtaccttccctcccctctcccaaattCCCCCCTCCCAAATTTTATTGTTAAATTTTTATTTTTGCAATTTGGACACTTGCTAGAAAACAAAACTTGTTGTTGGCAAGCTACATGAAATTTAGTGCATGACCCATAATTCTCACTGCTATTTTGTGACTGTTCTTGCTTTGTAATAGTACATAGCTATCGTTTTGATACTTGGAACTTTTGCAAAAGATTTAAAGAACCCAACTTACACTTTTTAACAGCACAAAATAGccttggaggtggcctgctgttggCCGGCAGTAGGATCTAGTCCCAGTCatgtgtggggatgttcgctgagttcaacaccatttgtgactcctccgaCACTGAAGCATTCTATGTGCAAatacagaaagacctggacaatatccagacttggggtgTTACATTCTGGGGGTCATCATAGACCAGAGACTGAATTGGGCTCCAACTATAAATACtgtactacaagagcaggtcagaagctagaaaGTCTGTGGCAAATTGACTCCAGTCTATCCACCACCTAAAAAGGCACgaatcaggagtgcgatggaaaacTCACCACttacctggattagtgcagctctaaAAACACTCCATAATCCCACTTGATTGACATGTCTTCCACAAGTCTTCACTCCCTTCACTACCGACATACAGtaacagcaatgtgtaccatctacaaaatgcactgcaggaactcactaaggctccttcggcagcacctcccaaactctcAGCCACTACTTTCTAGAAGACAGAGGCAGCAgatgcaagggaacaccaccacctgataaATTCCCCtccgtcattcaccatcctgactttgatatatatcaccattccttcactgtcactgggtcaaaatcctggaactccatctcgAATAccagggtgtacctgcaccacctgGAGTGCAGTGATTCATGAAGGCAGCTtatcaccaccttcacaagggcaattggggatgggtaacaaatactggCTGAGCGAGCAAGGCCCACATCTGAAACCTACGCAAGTGTGCGctattggtgggactggaagatcctgctggcataATAGCTTGAAGATGTAGCCCTAAATGAGACCGCGTTATCGATCAAAATTTGATAGTCTCTAGGATATATTGGGACGAGTGCGAAGTAGATTTTAAGGAACGTTTCcaagatgagggagagagtttaaaGAAAGTGGAAtttaggaggaaattccagagcttgggatccAGACAGGTGACAACACAGTGATTTATAGTggagtgctttttttttttttttgaatgggtGATGCGCAAGATGCTAGTGTTGAGTACAGAT
This window contains:
- the LOC140427459 gene encoding eukaryotic translation initiation factor 4E-1A-like isoform X1 yields the protein MTSSKKEHLTIQPYVKHPLQNRWTLWFFKNDKSKPWQANLRLVTKFDTVEDFWALYNHIQLASRLMSGCDYSLFKDGIEPMWEDNRNKCGGRWLITLSKQQRMLELDQFWLETLLCLIGEAFDDYSNEVCGGVINVRAKGDKIAIWTRDTENQEAVLHIGKTYKERLGLPVKIVIGYQAHADTATKSGLGIKNKFVV
- the LOC140427459 gene encoding eukaryotic translation initiation factor 4E-1A-like isoform X2 translates to MTSSKKEHLTIQPYVKHPLQNRLYNHIQLASRLMSGCDYSLFKDGIEPMWEDNRNKCGGRWLITLSKQQRMLELDQFWLETLLCLIGEAFDDYSNEVCGGVINVRAKGDKIAIWTRDTENQEAVLHIGKTYKERLGLPVKIVIGYQAHADTATKSGLGIKNKFVV